The proteins below are encoded in one region of Labeo rohita strain BAU-BD-2019 chromosome 15, IGBB_LRoh.1.0, whole genome shotgun sequence:
- the LOC127177659 gene encoding uncharacterized protein LOC127177659, which yields MNKQRKVYDYVLLFLLSLMFPCSSRVWVCQNTNQDIYQVGDKAVIHCKVDSDKEKVEECIFMWTIPYPDDKHTEDILNAEKYDRRIRLKTFNDTFSTVTLRNLSMNDNDNIKCITDCTVDGHLTRKTGEGITLRISNKKQEWDMTEKTQMVSTEIITDGFDELKSSLSWINVLLISINIVVFLVITAICISLVKMHRKYQFCMP from the exons atgaacaaacaaCGGAAAGTCTATGATTATGTCCtgctttttcttttgt CTCTTATGTTTCCCTGCTCTAGCAGAGTGTGGGTATGTCAGAACACCAATCAAGATATCTATCAAGTGGGGGATAAAGCAGTTATCCACTGCAAGGTAGATTCTGACAAAGAGAAAGTTGAGGAGTGCATATTCATGTGGACTATTCCATATCCAGATGACAAACACACAGAAGATATACTGAATGCAGAGAAATATGATCGCCGTATCAGACTTAAAACATTCAATGACACATTCAGCACAGTGACACTGAGGAACCTGTCCATGAATGACAAtgacaatataaaatgtatcacggATTGCACTGTGGATGGACATCTTACTCGCAAAACTGGTGAAGGAATCACCCTTCGaatttcaaacaaaaaacaggaatGGG ATATGACAGAAAAAACACAGATGGTGAGCACTGAAATCATAACAG ATGGATTTGATGAATTAAAGTCTTCTCTATCCTGGATCAACGTTCTGCTCATCAGCATAAATATTGTGGTATTTCTTGTAATCACTGCTATCTGTATTTCTCTAGTGAAAATGCATCGGAAGTACCAATTTTGCATGCCTTAA